The proteins below are encoded in one region of Neodiprion virginianus isolate iyNeoVirg1 chromosome 7, iyNeoVirg1.1, whole genome shotgun sequence:
- the LOC124309568 gene encoding KICSTOR subunit 2-like isoform X2, producing the protein MDHEEEFLSNFFTQVSQLCVDKAKESVEKEKELCRTMQTGPWGLLLTDLPQIAVAERSYADLGFLHTKNKGFLRKDNSLRTIYESSRSDLKKVEDASRGFNAIGATVAEVSGQLCQFLTARMQLIDFYEKMYSMGTSRSVKYQELLQVITGIVDVHSLSCSHLALIAIKTALTLECEILVELLNAQIEIQNWRFLPALMALYGAQTRMSAWERTLQSKESWKLGFGSTFLKTNPQPALYQWLVKLKNSILAKCSLYFHATLSQQASTGEMRSIMSKQSCDYYHKIQTFQRKYDLIAVLIVFHATGADSPGPGYTHPKREVDTSEEFSIMVSCPSLEQIRARQKQLERNLHSFAVYR; encoded by the exons atggaccACGAAGAGGAGTTTctcagtaatttttttacccaagtATCGCAGCTCTGTGTTGACAAGGCGAAAGAATCTGTG gaaaaggaaaaggaattATGTCGTACCATGCAAACGGGTCCTTGGGGATTGCTGTTGACGGATCTGCCACAAATTGCAGTCGCAGAGCGATCTTACGCGGACTTGGGCTTTCTGCATACTAAGAATAAGGGCTTTCTGAGAAAGGAT AATTCCTTGCGCACAATATACGAGTCGTCCAGATCAGACCTCAAGAAGGTGGAAGATGCAAGTCGTGGATTCAATGCGATCGGAGCAACTGTTGCGGAGGTCTCGGGTCAGCTCTGCCAATTTCTTACGGCGAGAATGCAGCTGATAGATTT CTACGAGAAGATGTACAGCATGGGAACAAGCAGAAGTGTCAAATATCAAGAGCTGCTCCAGGTTATAACTGGAATTGTGGACGTGCATTCGCTTTCTTGTTCACACTTAGCGCTCATCGCTATTAAAACCGCTCTGAC TCTAGAGTGTGAAATACTAGTCGAACTACTCAACgcacaaattgaaattcagaACTGGCGGTTTTTGCCTGCCCTTATGGCTCTGTACGGCGCCCAAACTCGAATGTCTGCATGGGAAAGAACCTTGCAGAGTAAAGAG TCGTGGAAGTTGGGATTCGGGTCAACTTTTCTGAAAACTAATCCACAGCCGGCGTTATATCAATGGCttgtaaaattgaagaacAGCATACTGGCTAAATGCTCTCTCTATTTTCACGCTACGCTTAGTCAACAGGCTAGTACAGGTGAAATGAGAAGTATCATGAGCAAACAGAGCTGTGACTATTATCACAA AATACAGACATTCCAAAGAAAATATGATCTCATCGCTGTCCTGATAGTCTTTCATGCCACAGGGGCAGACAGCCCTGGTCCAGGATACACGCACCCTAAGCGAGAAGTCGATACGTCCGAAGAATTTTCCATCATGGTCAGCTGTCCGAGT TTGGAACAAATTAGAGCCAGACAAAAACAACTTGAACGAAATTTGCACAGTTTTGCGGTGTATCGAtag
- the LOC124309278 gene encoding uncharacterized protein LOC124309278: MIGKQLYLAESQMQKMHLLMSKADEQLKEKDQEIGRLKRKVREWEAKFKHQESVHRKELQRERKQVEDSEYLYKRCLVLEHKIYEMEKFLGDYGLMWIGDSESGSDSPRAKSINYLETCYHQLMANIEELNLAAGKGEVHVQREKGGSRASFKTSSCMSLKFYKNGLVVQNGHLRPYEDVATASFIRDILDGYFPSELQQAYPNGVPFKVEDHRTETFQGVGCGFPGHGHRLGKVHPGGNGMALKQGTAPIGRIQRQNYCSLKPSVPPLLTMSAKSIKSKSLTEPPSPPDILQLRSQILASHNNNCSDSHIQSHINAELGLSSRSEKKRDMATKDAEYHISLRERGLKFENRFGFGSPRLASGSRTSHHSSTDRSTDRMSPSRLESSRSYDGRSRSRSASLPGKRPRLSSLSNLRTTSGSQNASASKVFDYASLGNGVRKPRATKSATLERKGLAPLLHQVNEPTGKPDEMRLKIRSLNGSTFYLVHLCPDDTVARLYQLLDTCHAKTRLRGYKVVVSGYAPKRLEQLGVSLREYGILRDSVLHVVNDSTM, from the exons ATGATCGGTAAGCAGTTGTATCTAGCGGAAAGTCAGATGCAGAAAATGCATCTGTTGATGTCGAAGGCCGACGAGCAGCTGAAAGAGAAGGATCAAGAAATCGGCCGCCTCAAGCGCAAG GTCAGGGAATGGGAAGCTAAGTTCAAGCACCAAGAGTCCGTCCATAGAAAGGAGTTGCAGCGGGAACGGAAACAGGTCGAAGACTCCGAGTACCTTTACAAACGATGCCTCGTGCTTGAGCACAAGATCTACGAAATGGAG AAGTTCCTCGGGGACTACGGTTTGATGTGGATCGGCGATTCGGAGAGCGGTTCCGATTCACCCAGGGCAAAATCGAT AAACTACTTGGAGACCTGCTACCACCAGCTGATGGCAAACATCGAAGAGTTGAACTTGGCGGCGGGTAAAGGGGAGGTTCATGTGCAGCGAGAAAAGGGTGGAAGCCGAGCATCGTTCAAG ACGTCCTCCTGCATGTCGCTCAAGTTTTACAAGAACGGTCTCGTCGTTCAAAACGGGCATTTAAGACCGTACGAAGACGTCGCTACGGCTTCGTTCATCCGCGATATTCTCGACGGCTACTTTCCCTCCGAACTTCAGCAAGCCTATCCAAACGGAGTTCCGTTCAAG GTCGAGGACCATAGAACGGAAACCTTCCAAGGTGTGGGATGCGGGTTTCCGGGCCACGGGCATCGGTTGGGAAAAGTTCATCCCGGTGGGAATGGAATGGCCCTTAAACAGGGAACAGCGCCGATCGGAAGAATCCAACGGCAGAATTACTGCAGTCTGAAACCAAGCGTTCCGCCACTTTTGACCATGAGCGCAAA ATCGATCAAGTCCAAGAGTTTAACCGAACCGCCTTCACCACCCGACATACTGCAGCTGAGGTCCCAAATTCTAGCCTCTCATAACAACAATTGTTCCGACTCTCACATCCAGTCACACATTAACGCCGAGCTTGGACTAAGCTCGCGGAGTGAAAAG AAGCGTGACATGGCTACAAAAGACGCCGAGTACCACATTTCGTTGCGAGAAAGAGGGCTCAAGTTCGAGAACCGCTTTGGTTTCGGTTCTCCGAGACTCGCAAGCGGAAGTAGAACCAGTCATCACAGTTCGACAGACCGATCCACCGACCGGATGTCACCGAG TCGCCTCGAAAGCTCTCGCAGCTACGACGGAAGGTCGCGTTCAAGGTCGGCAAGTTTGCCTGGGAAACGACCGAGGCTTTCCTCGCTATCGAACCTCAGGACTACGTCCGGGAGTCAGAACGCGTCAGCTTCGAAGGTGTTCGATTACGCGAGCCTCGGCAACGGCGTCAGGAAACCTCGAGCAACCAAGTCCGCAACACTGGAGAGAAAAGGCTTG GCCCCGCTGCTTCACCAGGTAAACGAACCGACTGGAAAACCCGACGAAATGAGACTGAAGATCAGGTCTTTGAACGGAAGCACTTTCTACCTTGTCCATTTGTGCCCCGACGATACTGTCGCCAGGCTTTACCAACTCCTTGACACTTGTCATGCCAAAACTCGGCTGCGAGGATACAAAGTCGTCGTAAGCGG GTACGCGCCTAAGAGATTGGAACAGCTTGGTGTTTCTCTGAGGGAATACGGTATTCTGAGGGACAGCGTTCTCCACGTTGTAAACGACTCGACAATGTGA